The following coding sequences lie in one Helicoverpa zea isolate HzStark_Cry1AcR chromosome 2, ilHelZeax1.1, whole genome shotgun sequence genomic window:
- the LOC124641487 gene encoding uncharacterized protein LOC124641487 isoform X5 has product MNVDFIEGGNYTAAENTFVLEKPVTRFLEMSGSSNSSSFRCYEDSSKTHSKKAVVFLPYSEYCTDHKDLFLHEDDKLVKPGDKFKSHDDFVQYLNEHAKRWCFYYRCTDSRRPNTDQESYTYNCVYLRNKEKYKKKGLRKRNSNNMKTDCPCKIKLRHLPNEDELTVVYVCNHHDHELSLDNFYKLQHGRRLPPYVKEEIKDFLQLKVDIMKIRSYVEMETGFTMSRPFFYTLEKNLKSRNIKRHISEQRLNMLKQKIAAVDEMYGYNEEYIEEEDNGEDEMGTSKKKHQLLLKNAEKAMRTPSLKRRSKTNEDKSKRIKTEEHSDSNETMESVKHLQESVEEEESTWIADQCVPNSRTETEETMHIEAIENLPEDALLLVQSDNENYSYTIEYFPDESNNEEVVTNEFGEGIDDSQVTEVHENDIDNIAYETVVSDAVEESQSEVPEYLEDEQTMEEFTEMQIIAQEHAVEDESQVHDGELENQVQYIAGVVENNENVQYVSGEVNDDGTQNITVQAAENSGTTHSLLPVFDVYMKDGNVTGFLVNDNLIAGLKEGVHKEIQTSAEELASNSQEAGKADGEGQVIPDLTQTKSGDIYTKHEYVHKYNIDKYMVQPHFPKYIETLAKETYMDVLQMFTNIYNEKAMFKITTTQKGKEGNTRIWYIKDTHRTKKQRQDETHKEKLGQNLQCIFLLKEKLRYLKKKNSELIIKNKQLEEVALRLVRDDVVSYASVRD; this is encoded by the exons ATGAATGTGGATTTTATTGAGGGAGGGAATTATACAGCTGCCGAAAATACTTTTGTCCTTGAGAAACCTGTCACCAG atttttagaAATGTCGGGGTCCTCCAATAGCAGTAGTTTTAGATGTTATGAAGACTCTTCAAAAACTCATTCTAAGAAAG CAGTAGTATTTCTACCGTACAGTGAGTATTGTACGGACcacaaagatttatttttacacgaaGATGATAAACTAGTGAAGCCAGGTGACAAGTTTAAATCTCATGACGATTTTGTTCAGTACTTGAACGAGCACGCAAAGAGATGGTGTTTCTACTACAGATGTACGGATTCACGCAGGCCCAATACGGATCAGGAATCTTATACGTACAATTGTGTTTACTTAAGAAATAAGGAGAAGTATAAGAAGAAGGGTTTGAGAAAGAG AAACAGCAATAACATGAAGACTGATTGCccttgcaaaataaaattaaggcaCCTTCCCAATGAGGATGAACTTACTGTAGTCTATGTATGTAATCATCATGATCATGAATTGTCTTTAGACAATTTCTACAAGCTTCAGCATGGTCGTCGGTTACCACCATACGTGAAGGAAGag ATAAAAGATTTCCTTCAACTAAAAGTCGACATAATGAAGATCAGATCGTACGTCGAAATGGAGACAGGTTTCACGATGAGTCGCCCGTTTTTCTATACTTTAGAAAAGAACCTGAAGAGTAGAAATATAAAGAGACATATTTCCGAACAGAGGTTGAATATGTTGAAACAAAAGATTGCAG ctgTTGACGAAATGTATGGCTATAATGAGGAGTATATTGAAGAAGAAGATA ATGGAGAGGACGAAATGGGAACAAGCAAGAAAAAGCATCAATTACTGTTAAAGAACGCAGAAAAGGCTATGCGTACTCCATCATTAAAAAGGC gatcaaaaacaaatgaagataaATCTAAAAGGATTAAAACAGAAGAACATTCGGACAGTAATGAAACAATGGAGAGTGTAAAGCATTTGCAGGAATCTGTTGAAGAAGAAGAAAGCACCTGGATTGCAGATCAATGCGTACCTAACAG CAGGACTGAAACTGAAGAAACTATGCACATTGAAGCAATAGAGAATTTACCAGAAGACGCGCTATTACTGGTACAAAGTGATAACGAAAATTATAGTTATACTATAGAATATTTCCCAGACGAAAGTAACAATGAAGAAGTCGTTACTAATGAGTTCGGCGAAGGTATTGACGACAGCCAAGTGACTGAAGTCCATGAAAATGATATTGATAACATTGCTTATGAAACAGTTGTTTCTGATGCGGTAGAAGAAAGTCAGTCTGAAGTGCCTGAGTATTTAGAAGACGAACAAACTATGGAGGAATTTACTGAAATGCAAATAATAGCTCAGGAACATGCTGTAGAAGACGAAAGTCAAGTTCATGATGGTGAATTAGAAAATCAAGTACAGTATATTGCTGGAGTtgtagaaaataatgaaaatgtacaATATGTGTCTGGTGAAGTAAATGATGATGGTACTCAGAATATTACAGTGCAAGCAGCAGAGAATTCTGGAACTACTCATTCACTGCTACCGGTTTTCGATGTGTATATGAAAGATGGTAATGTTACGGGTTTTCTTGTCAATGATAATTTGATTGCTGGACTTAAAGAAGGCGTGCATAAAGAAATTCAAACTTCTGCGGAAGAGTTGGCTAG TAACTCACAAGAAGCCGGTAAAGCTGATGGCGAAGGCCAAGTTATCCCAGATCTTACTCAAACTAAatccggtgacatatacaccAAACACGAATACGTACATAAATACAACATAGACAAATACATGGTGCAGCCCCACTTCCCAAAATACATTGAAACCCTTGCAAAAGAAACCTACATGGACGTACTACAAATGTTCACGAACATATATAACGAGAAAGCAATGTTTAAAATTACTACGACACAGAAAGGTAAAGAAGGGAACACAAGAATATGGTACATAAAAGATACGCATcgaacaaagaaacaaagacaAGACGAAACTCATAAAGAGAAGTTGGGACAGAATCtgcaatgtatatttttattgaaggaAAAGTTACGATACCTGAAGAAAAAGAACAGTGAATTAATAATAAAGAATAAGCAATTAGAAGAAGTAGCTTTAAGGCTGGTGCGGGACGATGTTGTTAGTTATGCTTCTGTCAGAGATTAA
- the LOC124641487 gene encoding uncharacterized protein LOC124641487 isoform X3: MKSKNAVAMNVDFIEGGNYTAAENTFVLEKPVTRFLEMSGSSNSSSFRCYEDSSKTHSKKAVVFLPYSEYCTDHKDLFLHEDDKLVKPGDKFKSHDDFVQYLNEHAKRWCFYYRCTDSRRPNTDQESYTYNCVYLRNKEKYKKKGLRKRNSNNMKTDCPCKIKLRHLPNEDELTVVYVCNHHDHELSLDNFYKLQHGRRLPPYVKEEIKDFLQLKVDIMKIRSYVEMETGFTMSRPFFYTLEKNLKSRNIKRHISEQRLNMLKQKIAAVDEMYGYNEEYIEEEDNGEDEMGTSKKKHQLLLKNAEKAMRTPSLKRRSKTNEDKSKRIKTEEHSDSNETMESVKHLQESVEEEESTWIADQCVPNRTETEETMHIEAIENLPEDALLLVQSDNENYSYTIEYFPDESNNEEVVTNEFGEGIDDSQVTEVHENDIDNIAYETVVSDAVEESQSEVPEYLEDEQTMEEFTEMQIIAQEHAVEDESQVHDGELENQVQYIAGVVENNENVQYVSGEVNDDGTQNITVQAAENSGTTHSLLPVFDVYMKDGNVTGFLVNDNLIAGLKEGVHKEIQTSAEELASNSQEAGKADGEGQVIPDLTQTKSGDIYTKHEYVHKYNIDKYMVQPHFPKYIETLAKETYMDVLQMFTNIYNEKAMFKITTTQKGKEGNTRIWYIKDTHRTKKQRQDETHKEKLGQNLQCIFLLKEKLRYLKKKNSELIIKNKQLEEVALRLVRDDVVSYASVRD; encoded by the exons atgaaaagCAAAA ATGCTGTCGCGATGAATGTGGATTTTATTGAGGGAGGGAATTATACAGCTGCCGAAAATACTTTTGTCCTTGAGAAACCTGTCACCAG atttttagaAATGTCGGGGTCCTCCAATAGCAGTAGTTTTAGATGTTATGAAGACTCTTCAAAAACTCATTCTAAGAAAG CAGTAGTATTTCTACCGTACAGTGAGTATTGTACGGACcacaaagatttatttttacacgaaGATGATAAACTAGTGAAGCCAGGTGACAAGTTTAAATCTCATGACGATTTTGTTCAGTACTTGAACGAGCACGCAAAGAGATGGTGTTTCTACTACAGATGTACGGATTCACGCAGGCCCAATACGGATCAGGAATCTTATACGTACAATTGTGTTTACTTAAGAAATAAGGAGAAGTATAAGAAGAAGGGTTTGAGAAAGAG AAACAGCAATAACATGAAGACTGATTGCccttgcaaaataaaattaaggcaCCTTCCCAATGAGGATGAACTTACTGTAGTCTATGTATGTAATCATCATGATCATGAATTGTCTTTAGACAATTTCTACAAGCTTCAGCATGGTCGTCGGTTACCACCATACGTGAAGGAAGag ATAAAAGATTTCCTTCAACTAAAAGTCGACATAATGAAGATCAGATCGTACGTCGAAATGGAGACAGGTTTCACGATGAGTCGCCCGTTTTTCTATACTTTAGAAAAGAACCTGAAGAGTAGAAATATAAAGAGACATATTTCCGAACAGAGGTTGAATATGTTGAAACAAAAGATTGCAG ctgTTGACGAAATGTATGGCTATAATGAGGAGTATATTGAAGAAGAAGATA ATGGAGAGGACGAAATGGGAACAAGCAAGAAAAAGCATCAATTACTGTTAAAGAACGCAGAAAAGGCTATGCGTACTCCATCATTAAAAAGGC gatcaaaaacaaatgaagataaATCTAAAAGGATTAAAACAGAAGAACATTCGGACAGTAATGAAACAATGGAGAGTGTAAAGCATTTGCAGGAATCTGTTGAAGAAGAAGAAAGCACCTGGATTGCAGATCAATGCGTACCTAACAG GACTGAAACTGAAGAAACTATGCACATTGAAGCAATAGAGAATTTACCAGAAGACGCGCTATTACTGGTACAAAGTGATAACGAAAATTATAGTTATACTATAGAATATTTCCCAGACGAAAGTAACAATGAAGAAGTCGTTACTAATGAGTTCGGCGAAGGTATTGACGACAGCCAAGTGACTGAAGTCCATGAAAATGATATTGATAACATTGCTTATGAAACAGTTGTTTCTGATGCGGTAGAAGAAAGTCAGTCTGAAGTGCCTGAGTATTTAGAAGACGAACAAACTATGGAGGAATTTACTGAAATGCAAATAATAGCTCAGGAACATGCTGTAGAAGACGAAAGTCAAGTTCATGATGGTGAATTAGAAAATCAAGTACAGTATATTGCTGGAGTtgtagaaaataatgaaaatgtacaATATGTGTCTGGTGAAGTAAATGATGATGGTACTCAGAATATTACAGTGCAAGCAGCAGAGAATTCTGGAACTACTCATTCACTGCTACCGGTTTTCGATGTGTATATGAAAGATGGTAATGTTACGGGTTTTCTTGTCAATGATAATTTGATTGCTGGACTTAAAGAAGGCGTGCATAAAGAAATTCAAACTTCTGCGGAAGAGTTGGCTAG TAACTCACAAGAAGCCGGTAAAGCTGATGGCGAAGGCCAAGTTATCCCAGATCTTACTCAAACTAAatccggtgacatatacaccAAACACGAATACGTACATAAATACAACATAGACAAATACATGGTGCAGCCCCACTTCCCAAAATACATTGAAACCCTTGCAAAAGAAACCTACATGGACGTACTACAAATGTTCACGAACATATATAACGAGAAAGCAATGTTTAAAATTACTACGACACAGAAAGGTAAAGAAGGGAACACAAGAATATGGTACATAAAAGATACGCATcgaacaaagaaacaaagacaAGACGAAACTCATAAAGAGAAGTTGGGACAGAATCtgcaatgtatatttttattgaaggaAAAGTTACGATACCTGAAGAAAAAGAACAGTGAATTAATAATAAAGAATAAGCAATTAGAAGAAGTAGCTTTAAGGCTGGTGCGGGACGATGTTGTTAGTTATGCTTCTGTCAGAGATTAA
- the LOC124641487 gene encoding uncharacterized protein LOC124641487 isoform X2 — MKSKNAVAMNVDFIEGGNYTAAENTFVLEKPVTRFLEMSGSSNSSSFRCYEDSSKTHSKKVVFLPYSEYCTDHKDLFLHEDDKLVKPGDKFKSHDDFVQYLNEHAKRWCFYYRCTDSRRPNTDQESYTYNCVYLRNKEKYKKKGLRKRNSNNMKTDCPCKIKLRHLPNEDELTVVYVCNHHDHELSLDNFYKLQHGRRLPPYVKEEIKDFLQLKVDIMKIRSYVEMETGFTMSRPFFYTLEKNLKSRNIKRHISEQRLNMLKQKIAAVDEMYGYNEEYIEEEDNGEDEMGTSKKKHQLLLKNAEKAMRTPSLKRRSKTNEDKSKRIKTEEHSDSNETMESVKHLQESVEEEESTWIADQCVPNSRTETEETMHIEAIENLPEDALLLVQSDNENYSYTIEYFPDESNNEEVVTNEFGEGIDDSQVTEVHENDIDNIAYETVVSDAVEESQSEVPEYLEDEQTMEEFTEMQIIAQEHAVEDESQVHDGELENQVQYIAGVVENNENVQYVSGEVNDDGTQNITVQAAENSGTTHSLLPVFDVYMKDGNVTGFLVNDNLIAGLKEGVHKEIQTSAEELASNSQEAGKADGEGQVIPDLTQTKSGDIYTKHEYVHKYNIDKYMVQPHFPKYIETLAKETYMDVLQMFTNIYNEKAMFKITTTQKGKEGNTRIWYIKDTHRTKKQRQDETHKEKLGQNLQCIFLLKEKLRYLKKKNSELIIKNKQLEEVALRLVRDDVVSYASVRD, encoded by the exons atgaaaagCAAAA ATGCTGTCGCGATGAATGTGGATTTTATTGAGGGAGGGAATTATACAGCTGCCGAAAATACTTTTGTCCTTGAGAAACCTGTCACCAG atttttagaAATGTCGGGGTCCTCCAATAGCAGTAGTTTTAGATGTTATGAAGACTCTTCAAAAACTCATTCTAAGAAAG TAGTATTTCTACCGTACAGTGAGTATTGTACGGACcacaaagatttatttttacacgaaGATGATAAACTAGTGAAGCCAGGTGACAAGTTTAAATCTCATGACGATTTTGTTCAGTACTTGAACGAGCACGCAAAGAGATGGTGTTTCTACTACAGATGTACGGATTCACGCAGGCCCAATACGGATCAGGAATCTTATACGTACAATTGTGTTTACTTAAGAAATAAGGAGAAGTATAAGAAGAAGGGTTTGAGAAAGAG AAACAGCAATAACATGAAGACTGATTGCccttgcaaaataaaattaaggcaCCTTCCCAATGAGGATGAACTTACTGTAGTCTATGTATGTAATCATCATGATCATGAATTGTCTTTAGACAATTTCTACAAGCTTCAGCATGGTCGTCGGTTACCACCATACGTGAAGGAAGag ATAAAAGATTTCCTTCAACTAAAAGTCGACATAATGAAGATCAGATCGTACGTCGAAATGGAGACAGGTTTCACGATGAGTCGCCCGTTTTTCTATACTTTAGAAAAGAACCTGAAGAGTAGAAATATAAAGAGACATATTTCCGAACAGAGGTTGAATATGTTGAAACAAAAGATTGCAG ctgTTGACGAAATGTATGGCTATAATGAGGAGTATATTGAAGAAGAAGATA ATGGAGAGGACGAAATGGGAACAAGCAAGAAAAAGCATCAATTACTGTTAAAGAACGCAGAAAAGGCTATGCGTACTCCATCATTAAAAAGGC gatcaaaaacaaatgaagataaATCTAAAAGGATTAAAACAGAAGAACATTCGGACAGTAATGAAACAATGGAGAGTGTAAAGCATTTGCAGGAATCTGTTGAAGAAGAAGAAAGCACCTGGATTGCAGATCAATGCGTACCTAACAG CAGGACTGAAACTGAAGAAACTATGCACATTGAAGCAATAGAGAATTTACCAGAAGACGCGCTATTACTGGTACAAAGTGATAACGAAAATTATAGTTATACTATAGAATATTTCCCAGACGAAAGTAACAATGAAGAAGTCGTTACTAATGAGTTCGGCGAAGGTATTGACGACAGCCAAGTGACTGAAGTCCATGAAAATGATATTGATAACATTGCTTATGAAACAGTTGTTTCTGATGCGGTAGAAGAAAGTCAGTCTGAAGTGCCTGAGTATTTAGAAGACGAACAAACTATGGAGGAATTTACTGAAATGCAAATAATAGCTCAGGAACATGCTGTAGAAGACGAAAGTCAAGTTCATGATGGTGAATTAGAAAATCAAGTACAGTATATTGCTGGAGTtgtagaaaataatgaaaatgtacaATATGTGTCTGGTGAAGTAAATGATGATGGTACTCAGAATATTACAGTGCAAGCAGCAGAGAATTCTGGAACTACTCATTCACTGCTACCGGTTTTCGATGTGTATATGAAAGATGGTAATGTTACGGGTTTTCTTGTCAATGATAATTTGATTGCTGGACTTAAAGAAGGCGTGCATAAAGAAATTCAAACTTCTGCGGAAGAGTTGGCTAG TAACTCACAAGAAGCCGGTAAAGCTGATGGCGAAGGCCAAGTTATCCCAGATCTTACTCAAACTAAatccggtgacatatacaccAAACACGAATACGTACATAAATACAACATAGACAAATACATGGTGCAGCCCCACTTCCCAAAATACATTGAAACCCTTGCAAAAGAAACCTACATGGACGTACTACAAATGTTCACGAACATATATAACGAGAAAGCAATGTTTAAAATTACTACGACACAGAAAGGTAAAGAAGGGAACACAAGAATATGGTACATAAAAGATACGCATcgaacaaagaaacaaagacaAGACGAAACTCATAAAGAGAAGTTGGGACAGAATCtgcaatgtatatttttattgaaggaAAAGTTACGATACCTGAAGAAAAAGAACAGTGAATTAATAATAAAGAATAAGCAATTAGAAGAAGTAGCTTTAAGGCTGGTGCGGGACGATGTTGTTAGTTATGCTTCTGTCAGAGATTAA
- the LOC124641487 gene encoding uncharacterized protein LOC124641487 isoform X4, producing MKSKNAVAMNVDFIEGGNYTAAENTFVLEKPVTRFLEMSGSSNSSSFRCYEDSSKTHSKKAVVFLPYSEYCTDHKDLFLHEDDKLVKPGDKFKSHDDFVQYLNEHAKRWCFYYRCTDSRRPNTDQESYTYNCVYLRNKEKYKKKGLRKSNNMKTDCPCKIKLRHLPNEDELTVVYVCNHHDHELSLDNFYKLQHGRRLPPYVKEEIKDFLQLKVDIMKIRSYVEMETGFTMSRPFFYTLEKNLKSRNIKRHISEQRLNMLKQKIAAVDEMYGYNEEYIEEEDNGEDEMGTSKKKHQLLLKNAEKAMRTPSLKRRSKTNEDKSKRIKTEEHSDSNETMESVKHLQESVEEEESTWIADQCVPNSRTETEETMHIEAIENLPEDALLLVQSDNENYSYTIEYFPDESNNEEVVTNEFGEGIDDSQVTEVHENDIDNIAYETVVSDAVEESQSEVPEYLEDEQTMEEFTEMQIIAQEHAVEDESQVHDGELENQVQYIAGVVENNENVQYVSGEVNDDGTQNITVQAAENSGTTHSLLPVFDVYMKDGNVTGFLVNDNLIAGLKEGVHKEIQTSAEELASNSQEAGKADGEGQVIPDLTQTKSGDIYTKHEYVHKYNIDKYMVQPHFPKYIETLAKETYMDVLQMFTNIYNEKAMFKITTTQKGKEGNTRIWYIKDTHRTKKQRQDETHKEKLGQNLQCIFLLKEKLRYLKKKNSELIIKNKQLEEVALRLVRDDVVSYASVRD from the exons atgaaaagCAAAA ATGCTGTCGCGATGAATGTGGATTTTATTGAGGGAGGGAATTATACAGCTGCCGAAAATACTTTTGTCCTTGAGAAACCTGTCACCAG atttttagaAATGTCGGGGTCCTCCAATAGCAGTAGTTTTAGATGTTATGAAGACTCTTCAAAAACTCATTCTAAGAAAG CAGTAGTATTTCTACCGTACAGTGAGTATTGTACGGACcacaaagatttatttttacacgaaGATGATAAACTAGTGAAGCCAGGTGACAAGTTTAAATCTCATGACGATTTTGTTCAGTACTTGAACGAGCACGCAAAGAGATGGTGTTTCTACTACAGATGTACGGATTCACGCAGGCCCAATACGGATCAGGAATCTTATACGTACAATTGTGTTTACTTAAGAAATAAGGAGAAGTATAAGAAGAAGGGTTTGAGAAAGAG CAATAACATGAAGACTGATTGCccttgcaaaataaaattaaggcaCCTTCCCAATGAGGATGAACTTACTGTAGTCTATGTATGTAATCATCATGATCATGAATTGTCTTTAGACAATTTCTACAAGCTTCAGCATGGTCGTCGGTTACCACCATACGTGAAGGAAGag ATAAAAGATTTCCTTCAACTAAAAGTCGACATAATGAAGATCAGATCGTACGTCGAAATGGAGACAGGTTTCACGATGAGTCGCCCGTTTTTCTATACTTTAGAAAAGAACCTGAAGAGTAGAAATATAAAGAGACATATTTCCGAACAGAGGTTGAATATGTTGAAACAAAAGATTGCAG ctgTTGACGAAATGTATGGCTATAATGAGGAGTATATTGAAGAAGAAGATA ATGGAGAGGACGAAATGGGAACAAGCAAGAAAAAGCATCAATTACTGTTAAAGAACGCAGAAAAGGCTATGCGTACTCCATCATTAAAAAGGC gatcaaaaacaaatgaagataaATCTAAAAGGATTAAAACAGAAGAACATTCGGACAGTAATGAAACAATGGAGAGTGTAAAGCATTTGCAGGAATCTGTTGAAGAAGAAGAAAGCACCTGGATTGCAGATCAATGCGTACCTAACAG CAGGACTGAAACTGAAGAAACTATGCACATTGAAGCAATAGAGAATTTACCAGAAGACGCGCTATTACTGGTACAAAGTGATAACGAAAATTATAGTTATACTATAGAATATTTCCCAGACGAAAGTAACAATGAAGAAGTCGTTACTAATGAGTTCGGCGAAGGTATTGACGACAGCCAAGTGACTGAAGTCCATGAAAATGATATTGATAACATTGCTTATGAAACAGTTGTTTCTGATGCGGTAGAAGAAAGTCAGTCTGAAGTGCCTGAGTATTTAGAAGACGAACAAACTATGGAGGAATTTACTGAAATGCAAATAATAGCTCAGGAACATGCTGTAGAAGACGAAAGTCAAGTTCATGATGGTGAATTAGAAAATCAAGTACAGTATATTGCTGGAGTtgtagaaaataatgaaaatgtacaATATGTGTCTGGTGAAGTAAATGATGATGGTACTCAGAATATTACAGTGCAAGCAGCAGAGAATTCTGGAACTACTCATTCACTGCTACCGGTTTTCGATGTGTATATGAAAGATGGTAATGTTACGGGTTTTCTTGTCAATGATAATTTGATTGCTGGACTTAAAGAAGGCGTGCATAAAGAAATTCAAACTTCTGCGGAAGAGTTGGCTAG TAACTCACAAGAAGCCGGTAAAGCTGATGGCGAAGGCCAAGTTATCCCAGATCTTACTCAAACTAAatccggtgacatatacaccAAACACGAATACGTACATAAATACAACATAGACAAATACATGGTGCAGCCCCACTTCCCAAAATACATTGAAACCCTTGCAAAAGAAACCTACATGGACGTACTACAAATGTTCACGAACATATATAACGAGAAAGCAATGTTTAAAATTACTACGACACAGAAAGGTAAAGAAGGGAACACAAGAATATGGTACATAAAAGATACGCATcgaacaaagaaacaaagacaAGACGAAACTCATAAAGAGAAGTTGGGACAGAATCtgcaatgtatatttttattgaaggaAAAGTTACGATACCTGAAGAAAAAGAACAGTGAATTAATAATAAAGAATAAGCAATTAGAAGAAGTAGCTTTAAGGCTGGTGCGGGACGATGTTGTTAGTTATGCTTCTGTCAGAGATTAA